In Candidatus Methylomirabilota bacterium, a single window of DNA contains:
- a CDS encoding sugar-binding domain-containing protein, which produces MSPDAVALMVRIGRLYYEQGLTQQAIARATRLSRPTVSRLLERGRRTGIVTIRIQDPRQPARALEEVLARRFGLQQAILTAGEADADQEPRRSVGQVAATYLQSVLRDGMTVGVTWGKTLSEMALCLKPAHLARLTVVQMVGGLAVLEDTLDTTGLAKEVGRVLGGRTVQFLAPAFVEDADVRRTIRSTRPVRQVMDFLRRLDMAVVGIGAVSPHVPLVERGYLTPERMARCRRAGARGEVLLQFYDAVGRPLPPLNRSLIGMRLEDLPRVPVVVAVVSGPPDKTEAVLGALRGGLVHVLVTDLETARRVLEAADRERPPAPPTRADGRARRDGPGSGGRRRPGR; this is translated from the coding sequence ATGTCGCCGGACGCCGTCGCCTTGATGGTGAGGATCGGCCGTCTCTACTACGAGCAGGGGCTGACCCAGCAGGCCATCGCGCGGGCGACCCGGCTCTCGCGCCCCACCGTCTCCCGCCTCCTCGAGCGGGGGCGACGCACCGGGATCGTCACGATCCGCATCCAGGATCCCCGGCAGCCCGCGCGCGCGCTCGAGGAGGTTCTGGCCCGGCGGTTCGGCCTCCAGCAGGCCATCCTGACCGCCGGGGAAGCGGATGCCGACCAGGAACCCCGCCGGAGCGTGGGGCAGGTCGCCGCCACCTACCTCCAGTCCGTCCTGCGCGACGGGATGACGGTCGGGGTCACCTGGGGCAAGACGCTCAGTGAGATGGCCCTCTGCTTGAAGCCGGCCCACCTCGCCCGTCTCACGGTGGTCCAGATGGTCGGGGGGCTCGCGGTCCTCGAGGACACGCTGGATACCACCGGCCTCGCCAAGGAGGTCGGCCGGGTGCTGGGTGGCCGGACGGTCCAGTTCCTCGCCCCCGCGTTCGTCGAGGATGCCGACGTGCGCCGCACGATCCGGTCGACGCGGCCTGTCCGTCAGGTGATGGACTTTCTCCGCCGTCTCGACATGGCGGTGGTCGGGATCGGCGCCGTCTCGCCTCACGTCCCCCTGGTGGAGCGCGGGTACCTGACGCCCGAGCGGATGGCGCGGTGCCGGCGGGCGGGCGCCCGCGGCGAGGTGCTCTTGCAGTTCTACGACGCGGTGGGCCGCCCGCTTCCGCCCCTCAACCGCAGCCTGATCGGGATGCGGCTCGAGGATCTCCCCCGGGTGCCGGTCGTCGTCGCCGTGGTCAGCGGGCCGCCCGACAAGACCGAGGCGGTGCTCGGGGCGCTTCGCGGTGGCCTCGTTCACGTCCTGGTCACCGACCTCGAGACGGCCCGGCGCGTGCTCGAGGCGGCTGACCGGGAGCGGCCGCCCGCCCCACCGACGCGGGCCGACGGGCGAGCCCGCCGGGACGGACCCGGCTCGGGGGGGAGGAGGAGACCCGGCCGGTGA